The Bacteroidales bacterium genome has a segment encoding these proteins:
- a CDS encoding glycosyltransferase family 2 protein — protein sequence MIRLSVIIISLNEERNIRRCLLSVKALADEILILDSFSTDKTKKIAESYGATVIQKQFEGYVAARRDVESRAANDYILAIDADESLSEELHKSIVELKKNWIKDGYYVARKTNYCGRWINHSGWYPDRKLRLYKRGSGEWTGKYVHEKYMLFPDKTTGILKGDMLHYSYYKEKEHWARADKYANLAAQELFENGKTTSVFQTYFKAVVKFMRDYVKNLGFLDGKKGYTICKITAWGTYKKYAKLLELNKTRKNS from the coding sequence ATGATTAGATTATCCGTTATCATTATTAGCCTAAACGAAGAACGCAACATAAGGCGTTGTTTATTATCCGTAAAAGCACTAGCTGACGAAATTTTAATTTTAGATTCTTTTTCTACAGATAAGACAAAAAAAATTGCCGAAAGTTATGGTGCTACAGTAATTCAAAAACAGTTTGAAGGATACGTAGCTGCGCGGCGAGATGTTGAAAGTAGAGCCGCAAATGATTATATACTGGCTATTGATGCCGATGAGTCTTTGTCGGAAGAGCTTCATAAATCTATAGTAGAACTTAAGAAAAATTGGATAAAAGATGGTTATTATGTGGCTCGTAAAACCAATTATTGCGGAAGATGGATAAATCACAGTGGTTGGTATCCCGACAGGAAACTCAGACTTTACAAGCGAGGGAGTGGAGAATGGACAGGAAAGTATGTACACGAAAAATATATGTTATTTCCTGATAAAACAACCGGAATTTTAAAAGGAGATATGCTTCACTATTCCTATTATAAAGAAAAAGAGCATTGGGCGAGAGCTGACAAATATGCCAATTTAGCTGCTCAAGAACTTTTCGAAAATGGTAAAACAACTAGTGTTTTTCAAACATATTTTAAAGCTGTTGTAAAATTTATGCGCGATTACGTGAAAAATTTAGGCTTTTTAGATGGAAAAAAGGGTTATACCATTTGCAAAATAACAGCTTGGGGAACATATAAAAAATATGCAAAACTGTTAGAATTAAATAAAACCCGAAAGAATTCCTGA
- the lgt gene encoding prolipoprotein diacylglyceryl transferase, with amino-acid sequence MLTFIDWNVAPEIFTIGGHEIRWYGLLFALSFFFGYMLLGKFFKMAKLPETLLDKLATYMLIATVLGARLGHIFFYEPSYYLANPIKMLYIWEGGLASHGGALGIIIALGIFAYREKLSFFWLTDRVVIAVALASFLIRIGNLMNSEIFGHVTDVPWGFKFYRAFPPGTEVLPHHPTQLYEGLSYLLIFAYLIWYFYKKQGKPPVAYITGIFMIGIWGMRFLIEFVKEDQVAFESNMTLNMGQWMSIPFFLFGVYFIIYSRKNRK; translated from the coding sequence ATGCTTACATTTATAGATTGGAACGTTGCGCCGGAAATATTTACTATTGGAGGTCATGAGATTCGTTGGTACGGACTTCTATTTGCCCTATCTTTCTTTTTTGGATATATGCTATTAGGGAAGTTTTTCAAGATGGCTAAATTGCCTGAAACCTTGTTGGATAAATTAGCAACTTATATGCTGATTGCCACCGTGCTTGGTGCTCGTTTAGGACATATTTTCTTTTATGAACCAAGCTATTACCTTGCCAACCCAATAAAGATGCTTTATATCTGGGAGGGCGGATTAGCAAGTCATGGCGGTGCTCTTGGTATTATTATAGCTTTAGGAATATTTGCTTATCGCGAAAAACTCAGCTTTTTTTGGCTTACCGATAGGGTTGTAATTGCCGTTGCTCTTGCATCATTTTTAATTCGTATTGGAAATTTGATGAATTCAGAAATATTTGGTCATGTTACCGATGTGCCTTGGGGATTTAAATTTTATCGCGCTTTTCCTCCGGGTACCGAGGTGCTTCCTCATCATCCTACTCAGCTTTACGAAGGCTTATCATATCTTCTTATTTTTGCTTATCTTATTTGGTATTTCTATAAAAAACAAGGAAAACCACCAGTTGCTTATATTACAGGAATTTTTATGATAGGGATTTGGGGCATGCGTTTTCTTATAGAGTTTGTAAAAGAAGATCAGGTTGCTTTTGAGTCGAATATGACATTGAATATGGGTCAATGGATGAGTATACCGTTTTTCTTATTCGGAGTCTATTTTATAATTTATAGCCGAAAAAACCGAAAATAA